The proteins below come from a single Candidatus Bathyarchaeota archaeon genomic window:
- a CDS encoding metal ABC transporter ATP-binding protein yields the protein MPKTTPILEVQNLYVNRSSDPVIEDASFTVNRGDYVGIVGPNGGGKTTLLGAILNFLPTAKGTIRLFGTETTKFTAWEKVAYISQNATSFENEFPLTVRELVSLGCIRKGNVGRRFRHEDWAAVDESIDFMGLRDVANRRIGQLSGGQKQRVFVAKALARKPELIFLDEPIVGVDSTAQERFYKKLSDLNTQRQTTILIVTHDLASVFCRMSKVLCVNKQVEVAQITEDLDANQLLKRAYGDHFHFVFHRHECTGVFEHER from the coding sequence ATGCCAAAAACCACCCCTATTTTAGAAGTCCAAAACCTCTACGTTAACCGAAGCAGCGACCCCGTCATCGAAGATGCAAGCTTCACAGTTAACCGAGGCGACTACGTCGGTATCGTGGGCCCCAACGGAGGCGGAAAAACCACACTTCTAGGCGCTATCCTGAACTTTCTACCCACAGCAAAAGGCACCATCCGCCTCTTTGGCACAGAAACCACCAAATTCACTGCGTGGGAAAAAGTTGCCTACATCTCCCAGAACGCCACCAGCTTCGAAAACGAGTTTCCGTTGACTGTAAGGGAGCTGGTTTCTTTGGGCTGCATCCGCAAGGGCAACGTGGGGCGCCGGTTTAGACATGAAGATTGGGCGGCGGTGGATGAAAGCATCGATTTCATGGGGCTGCGTGACGTTGCCAACAGACGGATTGGGCAGCTTTCAGGCGGGCAGAAGCAGCGTGTGTTTGTGGCAAAAGCGCTGGCGCGAAAGCCTGAGTTGATTTTTCTCGACGAGCCCATAGTGGGTGTTGATTCGACTGCGCAAGAGCGTTTCTACAAGAAACTCAGCGACCTAAACACCCAGCGGCAAACCACCATTCTTATTGTAACGCATGATTTAGCATCGGTTTTCTGCCGCATGTCAAAAGTGCTATGCGTCAACAAACAAGTAGAAGTAGCCCAAATAACCGAGGACTTAGACGCCAACCAACTGCTTAAACGTGCCTACGGCGACCACTTCCACTTTGTATTCCATCGACATGAATGCACAGGGGTTTTCGAACATGAGCGCTGA